A single region of the Salmo salar chromosome ssa16, Ssal_v3.1, whole genome shotgun sequence genome encodes:
- the LOC106573200 gene encoding CCR4-NOT transcription complex subunit 1 isoform X14 — protein MNLDSLSLALSQISYLVDNLTKKNYRASQQEIQHIVNRHGPEADRHLLRCLFSHVDFSGDGKSSGKDFHQFLIQECVSLISKPNFISTLCYAIDNPLHYQKSLKPSSHLFTQLSKVLKLSKVQEVIFGLALLNSCNADLRGFAAQFVKQKLPDLLRSYVDADLGVNQEGGFQDIAIEVLHLLLSHLLFGQKGASGVGQEQIDAFLKTLCRDFPQARCPVVLAPLLYPEKRDILMDRILPDSGELAKTMMESSLAEFMQEVGYGFCASLDECRNIILQYGVREVTASQVARVLGMMARTHSGLSDGIPLQSISAPGSGIWSDGKDKSDGSQAHTWNVEVLIDVVKEVNPNLNFKEVTYELDHPGFMIRDSKGLQMVVYGIQRGLGMEVFPVDLIYRPWKHAEGQLSFIQHSLMSPDVFCFADYPCHTVAIDILKAPPEDDNREIATWKSLDLVESLLRLSEVGQYEQVKQLFSFPIKHCPDMLVLALLQISTSWHTLRHELISTLMPIFLGNHPNSAIILHYAWHGQGQSPSIRQLIMHSMAEWYMRGEQYDQAKLSRILDVAQDLKSLSMLLNGTPFAFVIDLAALASRREYLKLDKWLTDKIREHGVGGEPFIQACVTFLKRRCPSIMGGLAPEKDQPKSAQLPPETMATMLGCLQACAGSVSQELSETILTMVANCSNVMNKARQPPPGVMPKGRAPSTSSLDAISPVQVSVSPLQMDPLTAMGSLNLSSSATSHTQSMQGFPTPLGSAFSNPQSPAKAFPPLSNPNPSTPFGGIGSLSSQLGNTGPLGSGIGSGLGMPAVSSDPFGTRKMSTPGLNPTTFQQSKMKASDLSQVWPEANQHFSKEIDDEANSYFQRIYNHPPHPTMSVDEVLEMLQRFKDSTIKREREVFNCMLRNLFEEYRFFPQYPDKELHITACLFGGIIEKGLVTYMALGLALRYVLEALRKPFGSKMYYFGIAALDRFKNRLKDYPQYCQHLASIGHFLQFPLHLQECVQYIEYGQQSRDPPVKMQGSITTPGSLALAQAQAQSQPPKAPQPGQPSTLVTTATATTTVAKTTTITRPTPGSFKKDVPPSINTTNIDTLLVATDQTERIVEPPENVQEKIAFIFNNLSQSNMTQKVEELKETVKEEFMPWVSQYLVMKRVSIEPNFHSLYSNFLDTLKNPEFVKMVLNETYRNIKVLLTSDKAAANFSDRSLLKNLGHWLGMITLAKNKPILYTDLEVKSLLLEAYVKGQQELLYVVPFVAKVLESSLRSVIFRPQNPWTMAIMNVLAELHTEHDLKLNLKFEIEVLCKNLSLDINDLKPGTLLKDKDKLKSLEEQLSAPKKEAKPPEEMIPIVSTGIQHFQTGMPLVGDFLPFAAAPSTPAPTTTCSATGPPTPQFSYHDINVYALAGLAPHINININIPLLQAHPQLKQCVRQSIERAVQELVHPVVDRSIKIAMTTCEQIVRKDFALDSEESRMRVAAHHMMRNLTAGMAMITCREPLLMSIATNLKNSFAAALRAPTPQQREMMEEAAARVAQDNCELACCFIQKTAVEKAGPEMDKRLATEFELRKHARQEGRRYCDPVVLTYQAERMPEQIRLKVGGVDPKQLAVYEEFARNVPGFLPSNDLSQPTGFLAQPMKQQAWATDDVAQIYDKCMADLEQHLHAIPPALAMNPQTQALRSLLEAVALARNSRDGIAALGLLQKAVEGLLDATSGADADLLLRYRECHLLVLKALQDGRAYGPLWCNKQITRCLIECRDEYKYNVEAVELLIRNHLVNMQQYDLHLAQSMENGLHYMAVAFAMQLVKLLLVDERSVSHITEADLFHTIETLMRTSAHSRANAPEGLPQLMDVVRSNYEAMIDRAHGGPNFMMHSGISQASEYDDPPGLREKAEYLLREWVNLYHSAAAGRDSTKAFSAFVGQMHQQGILKTDDLITRFFRLCTEMCVEISYRAQAEQQHNPAASAAIIRAKCYHNLDAFVRLIALLVKHSGEATNTVTKINLLNKVLGIVVGVLIQDHDVRQTEFQQLPYHRIFIMLLLELNAPEHVLETINFQTLTAFCNTFHILRPTKAPGFVYAWLELISHRIFIARMLAHTPQQKGWPMYAQLLIDLFKYLAPFLRNVELNKPMQILYKGTLRVLLVLLHDFPEFLCDYHYGFCDVIPPNCIQLRNLILSAFPRNMRLPDPFTPNLKVDMLSEINIAPRILTNFTGVMPSQFKKDLDSYLKTRSPVTFLSELRSNLQVGGATLGPWKYLQHNDTSLEQVSNEPGNRYNIQLINALVLYVGTQAIAHIHNKGSTPSMSTITHSAHMDIFQNLAVDLDTEGRYLFLNAIANQLRYPNSHTHYFSCTMLYLFAEANTEAIQEQITRVLLERLIVNRPHPWGLLITFIELIKNPAFKFWSHDFVHCAPEIEKLFQSVAQCCMGQKQAQQVMEGTGAS, from the exons ATGAATCTTGACTCGCTCTCGCTGGCTTTGTCTCAAATCAGCTACCTGGTGGACAATTTAACAAAGAAAAACTACAGAGCCAGCCAGCAGGAAATACAGCAT ATTGTGAATCGTCACGGCCCTGAGGCGGACAGGCATTTATTACGCTGTCTCTTCTCCCATGTGGATTTCAGTGGTGATGGTAAAAGCAGTGGCAAAGATTTTCATCAG TTTCTGATCCAGGAGTGTGTTTCACTGATTTCAAAGCCTAATTTTATTTCAACACTTTGCTACGCCATCGACAATCCTTTGCACTACCAGAAG AGTTTGAAGCCGTCGTCCCACTTGTTTACTCAGTTGAGTAAAGTTCTCAAGCTAAGCAAGGTTCAAGAA GTGATATTTGGCCTTGCTTTGCTCAATTCGTGCAACGCAGACCTTCGTGGTTTTG CCGCGCAGTTCGTCAAACAAAAGCTCCCTGATCTCCTCCGCTCGTACGTGGACGCGGACCTTGGCGTTAACCAGGAAGGTGGCTTCCAAGATATTGCCATAGAGGTCCTGCACCTGCTCCTCTCCCATCTTCTGTTTGGCCAGAAGGGAGCCAGTGGCGTCGGACAAGAGCAGATTGACGCTTTCCTCAAGACACTGTGCAGAG ATTTCCCGCAGGCGCGCTGCCCTGTGGTGCTTGCACCGCTGCTGTACCCTGAAAAACGGGACATTCTGATGGACAGGATTCTGCCAGACTCGGGAGAGTTAGCCAAGACCATGATGGAGAGTTCTCTTGCAGAGTTCATGCAGGAAGTTGGCTATGGCTTTTGTGCAAG TCTTGATGAATGCCGCAACATAATTCTGCAGTATGGGGTGCGAGAGGTTACTGCCAGCCAGGTGGCCAGGGTCCTGGGGATGATGGCTCGTACCCACTCTGGCTTGTCTGATGGAATCCCCCTACAG TCCATCTCTGCTCCGGGCAGTGGCATTTGGAGTGATGGAAAGGACAAAAGTGATGGTTCTCAGGCCCACACTTGGAATGTAGAAGTTCTGATTGACGTGGTCAAAGAAGTT AACCCCAATCTCAACTTCAAAGAGGTGACCTACGAGCTCGATCACCCTGGCTTTATGATCCGGGACAGTAAGGGACTTCAGATGGTGGTGTATGGGATCCAGAGGGGCCTGGGTATGGAGGTGTTCCCTGTCGATCTCATCTACCGGCCCTGGAAGCATGCTGAGGGACAG CTGTCATTCATTCAGCACTCCCTCATGAGCCCAGATGTGTTCTGCTTCGCTGACTACCCCTGCCACACTGTAGCCATCGACATACTGAAGGCGCCACCCGAGGACGATAACAGGGAGATAGCCACCTG GAAGAGCCTGGACCTGGTGGAGAGCCTCCTGCGCCTCTCTGAGGTGGGCCAGTACGAGCAGGTGAAGCAGCTCTTCAGTTTCCCCATCAAACACTGTCCTGACATGTTGGTGCTGGCACTGCTGCAGATCAGCACCTCTTGGCACACCCTGCGCCATGAGCTCATCTCCACCCTCATGCCCATCTTCCTGGGCAACCACCCCAACTCCGCCATCATCTTGCACTACGCGTGGCACGGACAGGGCCAGTCCCCCTCTATCCGTCAGCTGATCATGCACTCGATGGCAGAGTGGTACATGAGAGGAGAGCAGTACGACCAGGCCAAGCTGTCCCGCATCCTGGATGTGGCCCAGGACTTGAAG tctctttcaATGCTGCTAAATGGTACTCCATTTGCCTTTGTTATTGACCTTGCTGCACTTGCCTCTCGCCGTGAATACCTCAAACTTGACAAATGGCTGACTGACAAAATCCGAGAGCACGGGGTGGGTGGC GAGCCCTTCATCCAGGCATGTGTAACGTTCCTGAAAAGACGCTGTCCCTCTATTATGGGTGGTCTTGCCCCAGAGAAGGACCAGCCCAAAAGCGCCCAGCTTCCCCCGGAAACGATGGCTACCATGCTGGGCTGTCTGCAGGCCTGTGCAGG GAGTGTGTCTCAAGAGCTCTCTGAGACTATCTTGACCATGGTTGCCAACTGTAGCAACGTCATGAACAAAGCCCGCCAGCCACCACCGGGGGTCATGCCAAAGGGACGTGCTCCCAGCACCAGCAGTCTAGACGCCATTTCCCCTGTGCAGGTATCGGTGTCTCCTCTCCAG ATGGATCCCCTGACAGCCATGGGTTCGCTGAACCTGAGCAGCTCTGccacctctcacacacagagcatgCAGGGCTTCCCTACCCCGCTGGGCTCTGCCTTCAGCAACCCCCAGTCCCCAGCTAAGGCCTTCCCTCCACtgtccaaccccaaccccagcaCACCATTTGGGGGGATTGGGAGCCTCTCTTCACAGCTAGGTAACACAG GTCCTCTGGGATCAGGCATTGGTTCTGGTCTTGGAATGCCAGCGGTGAGCAGCGATCCGTTTGGGACGAGGAAGATGAGCACACCGGGCCTGAATCCGACCACCTTTCAGCAGAGTAAGATGAAGGCCT CTGACCTATCTCAGGTGTGGCCCGAGGCTAACCAGCACTTTAGTAAGGAGATTGACGATGAGGCTAACAGTTACTTCCAGCGCATCTACAACCACCCCCCACACCCCACCATGTCTGTTGATGAG GTGCTGGAGATGTTACAGAGGTTCAAGGACTCCACCATCAAGCGAGAGCGGGAGGTCTTTAACTGTATGCTGAGGAATTTGTTCGAGGAGTACCGTTTCTTCCCCCAGTACCCCGACAAGGAGCTGCACATCACCGCCTGCCTGTTCGGGGGGATCATCGAGAAGGGTCTTGTCACATACATGGCCCTTGGACTGGCCCTCAGATATGTCCTTGAAGCCTTAAGGAAGCCATTTGGATCCAAAATGTATTACTTTGGAATCGCTGCTCTAGATAGATTCAAAAATAG GCTGAAGGACTATCCACAATATTGTCAGCACTTGGCCTCGATCGGCCACTTTCTGCAATTCCCCCTTCATTTACAAGAG TGCGTGCAGTATATCGAGTATGGCCAACAGTCACGGGATCCTCCAGTGAAGATGCAAGGATCCATCACCACCCCTGGAAGCCTGGCGTTGGCTCAAGCTCAGGCCCAGTCTCAGCCTCCCAAAGCCCCCCAGCCTGGACAGCCCAGCACCCTGGTCACCACAGCTACCGCCACCACCACTGTCGCCAAAACCACTACCATCACCCGACCTACCCCTGGCAGCTTCAAGAAGGATGTGCCG CCCTCCATCAACACCACAAACATTGACACTCTGCTGGTAGCAACAGACCAAACTGAGAGGATTGTGGAACCCCCAGAAAATGTTCAAGAGAAAATTGCTTTTATCTTCAATAACCTGTCACAATCCAACATGACACAGAAG GTTGAGGAGTTAAAGGAAACTGTGAAAGAGGAGTTTATGCCCTGGGTCTCCCAGTATCTTGTCATGAAGAGGGTCAGCATCGAGCCCAACTTCCACAGCCTATACTCCAACTTTCTAGACACCCTGAAGAACCCTGAGTTTGTCAAAATGGTTCTGAATGAAACTTACAGAAACATCAAG GTTCTCCTTACCTCTGATAAGGCAGCTGCAAACTTCTCTGATCGATCCCTACTGAAGAATTTGGGCCACTGGCTTGGCATGATCACTCTGGCTAAAAACAAGCCCATCCTGTACACG GATTTGGAGGTGAAATCCCTGTTGTTAGAAGCCTATGTCAAGGGGCAGCAGGAGCTACTGTATGTGGTCCCGTTTGTAGCCAAAGTCCTGGAATCCAGTTTGCGTAGCGTG ATCTTCCGACCTCAGAATCCCTGGACCATGGCCATCATGAATGTTCTGGCAGAGTTGCATACGGAACATGATCTGAAG CTGAACTTAAAGTTTGAGATTGAGGTGCTGTGTAAGAACTTATCACTGGACATCAACGACCTGAAGCCTGGCACCCTGCTGAAAGACAAAGACAAGTTGAAGAGTCTGGAGGAGCAGCTCTCTGCACCAAAGAAAGAGGCCAAGCCCCCTGAAGAAATGATCCCTATTGTTAGCACAGGTATCCAGCACTTTCAAACTGGGATGCCCCTTGTCG GAGACTTTCTTCCATTTGCAGCTGCACCATCCACTCCCGCCCCGACCACCACTTGCTCAGCTACTGGGCCCCCTACCCCGCAGTTTAGCTATCATGACATCAATGTGTACGCCCTTGCAGGGCTAGCCCCTCACATCAATATCAACATCAAC ATCCCCTTGCTTCAAGCCCACCCTCAGCTCAAGCAGTGTGTGAGACAGTCCATTGAGCGGGCTGTGCAAGAGCTCGTCCACCCCGTAGTGGACCGCTCCATCAAGATCGCCATGACCACCTGCGAGCAGATCGTCAGGAAGGACTTTGCTCTGGACTCGGAGGAGTCGCGCATGCGTGTGGCAGCTCATCATATGATGCGCAACCTGACTGCCGGCATGGCCATGATCACCTGCCGGGAGCCCCTGCTCATGAGCATCGCCACCAACCTGAAGAACAGCTTTGCCGCTGCCCTCCGG GCCCCCACCCCCcagcagagagagatgatggaggAGGCTGCTGCCAGGGTCGCCCAGGACAACTGTGAGCTGGCCTGCTGCTTCATCCAGaagactgcagtggagaaggctGGCCCAGAGATGGACAAGAGGCTGGCGACG GAGTTTGAGCTGAGGAAGCACGCCCGCCAGGAGGGCCGTCGCTACTGTGACCCCGTTGTGCTGACCTACCAGGCCGAGCGCATGCCAGAGCAGATCAGACTCAAG GTTGGAGGCGTAGACCCCAAACAGCTGGCGGTGTATGAGGAGTTTGCCCGGAATGTTCCAGGCTTCCTACCAAGCAACGACCTGTCTCAGCCCACAGGATTCCTTGCCCAGCCCATGAAG caacaggcaTGGGCCACGGACGACGTGGCTCAGATCTATGACAAGTGCATGGCAGACCTGGAGCAGCACCTCCACGCCATCCCTCCAGCGCTGGCCATGAACCCTCAGACCCAGGCTTTGCGCAGCCTGCTGGAGGCCGTGGCCCTAGCCAGGAACTCCCGGGACGGCATCGCCGCTCTGGGTCTGCTGCAGAAG gCTGTGGAGGGTCTGCTGGATGCTACCAGTGGTGCCGATGCTGACTTGCTTCTGCGGTACAGAGAGTGCCACCTGCTGGTGCTCAAAGCCCTCCAGGACGGCCGGGCATACGGGCCACTGTGGTGCAACAAGCAGATTACCAG GTGCCTGATTGAGTGCCGTGATGAGTACAAGTACAACGTTGAGGCTGTGGAGCTGCTGATCAGAAACCACCTGGTCAACATGCAGCAGTATGACCTGCACCTGGCACAG TCTATGGAGAATGGGCTGCACTACATGGCGGTGGCGTTTGCCATGCAGCTGGTGAAGCTGCTGttggtggatgagcgcagtgtgAGCCACATTACCGAGGCAGACTTGTTCCACACTATCGAGACTCTGATGCGAACCAGCGCCCACTCCAGGGCCAACGCACCTGAGGG GCTTCCTCAGCTGATGGACGTGGTCCGCTCCAACTACGAGGCTATGATCGACCGGGCCCACGGAGGACCCAACTTTATGATGCACTCTGGCATCTCCCAGGCATCCGAGTACGACGACCCGCCAGGCCTGAGGGAGAAGGCTGAGTACCTGCTGAGGGAATGGGTCAACCTGTACCACTCTGCAGCCGCCGGCCGGGACAGCACCAAGGCCTTCTCTGCCTTTGTGGGCCAG ATGCACCAGCAGGGCATTCTGAAGACCGATGACCTGATCACTCGTTTCTTCCGGCTGTGCACGGAGATGTGTGTAGAGATCAGCTACCGCGCCCAggccgagcagcagcacaacccTGCGGCCAGCGCCGCCATCATCAGGGCCAAGTGTTACCACAACCTGGACGCCTTTGTGCGCCTCATCGCCCTGCTGGTCAAGCACTCCGGAGAGGCCACCAACACCGTCACCAAGATCAACCTGCTCAACAAG GTTCTAGGTATTGTGGTTGGAGTGTTGATCCAGGACCATGATGTGAGACAGACTGAGTTCCAGCAGTTGCCTTACCATCGCATCTTCATCATGCTGTTGCTTGAGCTCAATGCCCCCGAGCATGTGCTGGAGACCATCAACTTCCAGACCCTCACCGCCTTCTG CAACACTTTCCACATCCTGAGGCCTACCAAAGCCCCTGGCTTTGTTTACGCTTGGCTGGAGTTGATCTCTCACCGTATCTTCATCGCCAGGATGCTGGCGCACACCCCACAGCAGAAG GGTTGGCCCATGTATGCCCAACTTCTCATTGATCTGTTCAAGTACCTGGCACCCTTCCTGAGGAATGTTGAGCTTAACAAACCTATGCAAATCCTCTACAAG GGTACCCTGCGCGTCCTTCTGGTCCTACTGCATGACTTCCCAGAGTTCCTGTGCGACTACCACTACGGCTTCTGCGACGTCATCCCGCCCAACTGCATCCAGCTCCGCAACCTGATTCTGAGTGCCTTCCCACGCAACATGAGGCTTCCAGACCCCTTCACTCCCAATCTGAAG GTTGACATGCTCAGCGAGATCAACATCGCTCCGCGCATCCTTACAAACTTCACCGGAGTGATGCCCTCTCAGTTCAAGAAGGATCTGGACTCGTACCTGAAGACACGCTCCCCCGTCACCTTCCTCTCTGAGCTCCGCAGCAATCTGCAGGTAGGGGGCGCCACTCTGGGTCCCTGGAAGTATTTGCAGCACAACGACACATCTTTAGAACAG GTGTCAAATGAGCCAGGCAACCGTTACAACATCCAGCTGATCAACGCTCTGGTGCTGTATGTGGGAACCCAGGCCATCGCACACATCCACAACAAGGGCAGCACCCCCTCGATGAGCACCATCACTCACTCAGCCCACATGGACATCTTCCAGAACCTGGCTGTGGACCTGGACACTGAGG GGCGTTATCTCTTCCTGAATGCCATCGCCAATCAGCTGCGCTACCCAAACAGCCACACCCATTACTTCAGCTGCACCATGCTGTACCTGTTTGCTGAGGCCAACACTGAGGCAATCCAGGAGCAGATTACCAG GGTTCTTCTGGAGAGGCTGATTGTGAACAGGCCTCATCCCTGGGGACTGCTCATCACCTTCATCGAGCTCATCAAGAATCCCGCCTTCAAGTTCTGGAGCCACGACTTTGTACACTGTGCCCCAGAGATTGAGAA gttGTTCCAGTCAGTGGCTCAGTGCTGTATGGGGCAAAAGCAGGCTCAGCAGGTGATGGAGGGCACTGgtgccagttag